A region from the Bacteroidota bacterium genome encodes:
- the gcvH gene encoding glycine cleavage system protein GcvH, translating to MIFPENLKYTKDHEWLSLEGDTGTIGITDYAQGELGDVVFIELPIVGKEVKVGDIFGTIEAVKAVSDLFSPLTGVVVEVNSKLESEPELVNSEPYKGGWMVKIKFSNSAEVTTLLDSESYRALVGH from the coding sequence ATGATATTTCCAGAAAATTTAAAGTACACCAAAGATCACGAATGGCTTTCACTCGAAGGCGACACCGGAACAATCGGAATAACTGATTATGCACAAGGCGAATTAGGCGATGTAGTATTTATCGAGCTACCAATAGTCGGTAAAGAAGTAAAAGTCGGTGATATCTTCGGAACTATCGAAGCTGTTAAAGCAGTATCCGATTTGTTCTCACCGTTAACAGGTGTAGTTGTAGAAGTTAATAGTAAATTAGAATCGGAGCCCGAATTAGTTAATTCAGAACCTTATAAAGGTGGTTGGATGGTAAAAATAAAATTCTCAAATTCAGCCGAAGTTACAACTTTGCTCGATAGCGAAAGCTATAGAGCACTTGTGGGGCATTAG
- the gcvPA gene encoding aminomethyl-transferring glycine dehydrogenase subunit GcvPA, with amino-acid sequence MAYIPSTDTDRQEMLKAIGVASFEELLKAIPTEIRTKGEINIPKRLSEFEVLNELRNLESVNKSADKIISFLGGGAYDHFIPSAIAALTSRSEFYTAYTPYQAEVSQGTLQAIYEYQTMVCRLTGMDVANASMYDGGSALGEAALLAVNHTGRNEIIIAGKIHPHYLKIIRTYCEGQDIVINEVVSSRGSVLPDKLKTHISEKTAAVIVQHPNFYGCFEDVDEIGDLAHAAGALYIVSVDPISLGILTPPGEYGADIVVGEGQVFGCPQNFGGPYLGIFAAKEFLLRKMPGRISGVTIDTDGQRGFVLTVQTREQHIRREKATSNICTNQGLMMLSATIYLALLGKNGIQEVANLCLQKAQYLASAIVEIPGFRMKYNRPFFREFVIETPIPAAEIIKLLSGKGILAGLDLKQFDPKDTGLLIAVTEKRTKEELDLFMSELKKIFDRF; translated from the coding sequence ATGGCATACATACCAAGCACCGACACTGATCGGCAAGAGATGTTAAAAGCGATTGGAGTTGCAAGTTTTGAAGAATTGCTAAAAGCAATCCCAACTGAAATTCGAACGAAGGGAGAAATAAATATCCCGAAACGACTATCCGAATTCGAAGTGTTGAACGAACTTCGAAATTTAGAATCGGTGAATAAATCGGCGGATAAAATAATATCGTTCCTTGGCGGGGGGGCTTACGATCATTTCATCCCGTCTGCGATAGCGGCTCTTACAAGTCGATCTGAATTTTATACTGCATACACACCATATCAAGCTGAAGTAAGTCAAGGAACGCTGCAAGCGATTTATGAATATCAAACTATGGTATGCCGACTTACAGGAATGGATGTTGCGAACGCTTCGATGTATGATGGAGGTTCGGCATTAGGCGAGGCGGCGCTGCTTGCAGTAAACCACACCGGACGTAATGAAATAATTATAGCCGGTAAAATTCATCCGCATTATCTGAAAATTATACGAACATACTGCGAAGGGCAAGACATAGTAATCAACGAAGTCGTATCGAGCCGTGGATCGGTTCTTCCGGATAAATTAAAAACCCATATTTCGGAAAAAACTGCTGCGGTTATCGTGCAGCATCCGAATTTTTATGGCTGCTTCGAAGATGTTGACGAGATTGGCGATTTGGCACATGCGGCTGGTGCTCTATACATCGTGTCTGTCGATCCGATTTCACTCGGTATATTAACTCCGCCGGGTGAATATGGTGCCGACATTGTAGTGGGCGAAGGTCAGGTTTTTGGATGTCCGCAAAATTTCGGTGGACCTTATTTAGGCATATTTGCTGCAAAGGAATTTTTACTGCGTAAAATGCCCGGCAGAATTTCCGGAGTTACAATCGATACCGACGGACAACGTGGATTTGTGTTAACTGTTCAAACGCGCGAGCAGCACATACGACGCGAGAAAGCAACGTCGAACATCTGTACTAATCAAGGACTAATGATGTTGTCGGCTACAATTTATTTGGCACTATTGGGAAAAAACGGAATTCAAGAAGTAGCAAATCTTTGCCTGCAGAAAGCCCAGTATTTGGCTTCTGCCATTGTAGAGATACCCGGTTTTCGAATGAAATATAACAGACCTTTTTTCCGTGAATTTGTTATCGAAACACCAATACCGGCTGCTGAAATTATAAAGTTATTATCTGGTAAAGGAATTTTAGCCGGGCTCGATTTAAAACAATTCGACCCAAAAGATACCGGTCTTTTGATTGCAGTTACCGAAAAACGAACAAAAGAAGAGTTGGATTTGTTTATGAGTGAACTGAAAAAAATATTTGATAGATTTTAA